The DNA segment GACTGTCCCCCTTTTTTTTCAAATAAAGGAAATACCATATCTATTGTTGAATTTATTAAATGGTAGAATTAGGTAGAAAAAATTAAGAGATAAGGTGAAGAGAATGGGTTCAATTGTAAAGCTTATGCAAACAGATGCAGAAATAATGTTGACGTTTAGGACGATTAAACAACTGCGGCCGCACTTAATTGAGGATGATTTTTTAGAAAAGATCAAACGAATGCAAGCGACATATGGATATCACTTAGTTGCGGTGATTGAGGATGATGAAGTGAAAGCGGCAGCGGGATACCGGGTGACAGAATCGCTCGCATGGGGAAGGTATTTTTATGTGGATGATTTGATTACTGATGAGGGAAGCCGGCGCAAAGGTTATGCAAAAACTTTATGGGATTGGCTGATTGAACAAGCCAAAATCAATAACTGTGAGGAATTCCACTTGGATTCAGGTGTACAAAGATTTGATGCGCACCGTTTTTATCTTAAATGTGGGTTAGATATTACTTGTCATCATTTTCAGAAGTCACTGTAGATTACTAGTGTTTGTATGTTATTAAATCTATTTTGATAAATGGGTGTGATTCTATTGATAAAAGATAAAAAATATCTTTACATTGCCCTAATCCCTTTTTTACTGTCAATGGCATTAAATTTCCCCTTTCCGGATGCAGCTCCATATGGAGAGACGCTTGTTTCGGTTTTTGATATTTCCGTTCGAACAGAAAATGGAATAAATTTTATAGGAATAGTATCTTTATTATTATTGATTTTAAGTCTTTATTTACTCAGTAAATCATTAAATAAATACAAGGTTCGGATGAGCTTGCTTGCTATTTTAATTGCTATTTTTACTCCGCCTTATGTAGTAAAGTCAATTCAAAAAACGTTCGCT comes from the Neobacillus sp. PS2-9 genome and includes:
- a CDS encoding GNAT family N-acetyltransferase encodes the protein MGSIVKLMQTDAEIMLTFRTIKQLRPHLIEDDFLEKIKRMQATYGYHLVAVIEDDEVKAAAGYRVTESLAWGRYFYVDDLITDEGSRRKGYAKTLWDWLIEQAKINNCEEFHLDSGVQRFDAHRFYLKCGLDITCHHFQKSL